The genomic region AGGAACAACAACAAATACTGGTTTAGGCATGTCCGGTCTTACTAATACTACAGGTGGTACAACTACTGGTATTTCTAGTAGCACTGGTAGCAGTAATTTATTTGGTGGTTTAAGTTCAACTTCGAATACAAATACAATGTCTTTAGGTGAtaacaaaaatttatttggaTCTAAACCAGGTTTTAGTCTTGGTGCAACAACTACTGCTTCGGGGCAAAGTAGCACAAATTTAAGTTTGGGAACAAATTTAGGTGGCGGATTATTAAGCCCAAGTTTGAATACAACACCAAGTAGTGGATTAGGTACAAATCTTGGTACTACTACTACTACTACTGGAAGTACAAATTTATTAGGCGGTTTAAGTGGGGGTATAGGTAGTACTAGTACCCTAGGTGCGAGCACAACACCGTCCCCAACTATTGGAATTAGTGGTACGACTACAAATTTAAGTAGTAATACTAATGcattaaataatactaGTTTAGGTGGTAATTTATTAAGTAGTGGGTCTAGTATGAACCAGACAggaatatcatttttaggGGATAAGAATTTAGCAGGTGGAAACCAAGGTAGTATGCAAAGCAACTTATTAACAGTAGGTGGTAAAGATAAAAGTAATGATTTGTTAACAAATAAGTTGAGTATAAACAAAGAAAGTAGTGAAAGTCAAGTTAAAACAACAAAATTTGATGATGATATAGTaattagtaaaaaaaaggaagacatatttaataaggCATATGATGATGAGaatgatattaataatgatgacataaatttaataaaaagtcAAGATGgtacattttataattatataaatttaataataaatgataatataaatgatattcAAAAAACAACATTTTCTTTACTAAATGATCATGATTCTTTAATGTGGgacaattttaaaagtaatatttttaagaaCTTTGTTGATTATTTAGTTAATTTTaaacagaaaaaaaatcagaagattataaaaagtaatGTATTAGATTTAGATCAACATGAGTTTCAAATTTTGATATggttatataatataaattcatataaGATAGATTTTATACCTTTTAAAAgtttttactatttattattaagtGATAcgaatttaaattattctaAGATGTTTATTAGCAATTATGATAAAAGTATTTTGCCTAGAGATTTTGTTGAAATTAAtgatcattattatatgaattataagagctactttttaaaatctcaaataaataagcatCATGATAATTATAGTGGATTGAATAGAGAAGGTATAGGAAATAGTAGTAATGGTGGAGTTGGTGGAAATTCGATACCGATTAGTGCTAGCAACTCTGTTTTAGATATCGattctatatataaacagatattaaaagatatattaaatagtttattaaatatgaatttaAGTATAACTAAAgagaatattaaaaaaaaagaaaaggacGAATACTATGAGAATGGTGatccaaataataaaaataatgtgaaTTCTGGAAATAGTTATACATATGAGAATTTATTGCTAAACTATTTATTTGGTACATTACAGCATTTACAtgacaaattttataaactaGAAATAAGTAACTATTTATCAAAAGATTTAAATCAGATAgatgaatattttgttgatactaaatcaaatgaaatattttcatattgtTATGACaacttttataaaaatgaaatggaCAAAGAAAATTGTACAAtccatttctttttttatcttgTTAATATTATGTTTCGATGTGGTAATTATATTGGTTTAATACAGATAATAAAGAATGATGAGtttatcaaaaatttaaacattgatagttatttaaatgattttattatattgttaataagaatattattattaatatataaccaaaataatgaaataagtatatttgaaaatatgaaaGTAGATATAGATTGCaatgatatttttaagaaaaaaattcatatgtCTAacttaattaatttttttcattcaattctttatttatgttcaaataatatatatgcatatgatTTGCtgtgtatattattttcggatatattttacaagaaaggaaatatgtatacaaacagagaaaaaaaaattgaaatgaaaaatatattttattatgtacagaaaaaaaaaagaaatagtaGTTATgttgataataatagtgaTGGAAATAGTGGTAATGAAGATAACTATGATAGTGGAGGAGAGAATAATAACATAGATCGAGGTAGTAATAATgccaataataataagggAGGAAAAGGTAAAGGAAATGAGAGTAAAGGTTCTTTTTTAGATGtctttacaaatatattaaacaaatctaaaaaaacaaaagatgATGAAGAAGATGAACCATTTGAAACTATGGAAATAAACgaagaaattgaaaaaCTTAACAGAGAAAATATGAGTGCAAGTAATACAGAAATGTTAGGCATAACTAATAAGTATagttataattttgaatattgTAATATTGAAACAAGTATATGGATTGAATTGagtttatttttgtcaaaaaattttgatcTTTATGGTAGTAAATTTCaagaaaattttgataTCCTTGACACAAGTTTaagttattataattatgacgatgataataatgcatttttaaatgatacaAAACATAAACGAGATATgataaatagtaaaattgaagaattatttatttcgaTTTCAAATTGTATTATAAATGAGAATAGAGAATATTTTTCAGTATGTTCAAAATTACGTGTTGATGatgttataaataattttattattgttgaTGGAAAAATATCAGAAAAAGTTAAAAGTAGTGTATTTAAAGTTTTAAGAAcaaactttttattatatataaaactattttattatttattactagtaggaaatatatatgtaactgttggatttttatcatgtatatcaaataatattcaaAGAATATTGTTGGtattaacaatatttttacacaaaaataatgtttttgaaaatagcaaattaaataatataaaaataaaaacattaggatttttaaaattgaaaaatgataataatacaattcTTTATAATTCAAAAGATATTAATGATAATGTTCCAGCAGATTCAGACAATATGAATTTAATACTTTTAAGTATGAACAATACAGATATACCATTTGATTATTTCTTACTccgaaataataatataaatatattattaaaagctacttatttattaaatttaaaaacaaatataagtattaaattattaaaaagtataGTACAAGAAAACCAaggaatattattaaatgaatCGATAATAGgacatattaataatgatggaaatatattttatggaaaattacatgattttttatttttatttaaaaacaaagtAAAAAGTcgaagaaatataaaatgtttatttttgatgtattatgtattatataaaaaaaagttttataatagtaatattttaagGAAAGTTAGAAAAGAGATTGATAGTGAATATCATTATAAATGTAGAAATTTCAAATTTGTCcctaataaaaatattaacacattaaataaaatatctttAGATAACTCAATTATAAATGTTCATTCATCgattttgtataaaatatcaCAATTCTATTCAATATTAGCATATTTTGCAAatcaaagaaaaaattatatagtatcatttatatgttattatatattaaatgatgAGCAAAGTGCCATAAATTCTTTATTGAGAATATATAACGACGAGCTTATATACTACTATTTTAATAACGAGAAAGAATATGGGTATATTCGAAAATGTGCTTTTCGATTTTACCATTTGGCTAAGGTTAGTATTGATTacttatgtttttttttatgcgtgtcaattttatcaaatatgtagtattcattttttatattatttttttttttcagaaTATGTGGCCTTCAAATGTCAAGCTTGAGTCAATCGAACAAAAATCATACTTAGTTTTGAGCATcttatttatgaaaaagaaaatgtttGAAGAAGCTTTtgctattttttcattagcTTTAATACCTGATAATATGTTAGAAAAACTTTCAGCTGCAGATTATTATAACATTGATTTATCATCGAACTTTTTAGTAACTTTAAGAGAattatgcaaaaaaaattacaaggTATAACctaaattatgaaaactACATATGCAGTTTGCACTTAACTTTTGCTATCCTTATGTGTGTTTCTTACaagagagaaaaaaaatatatgttgcATATAATGAATGGTTTGAGTGGTGAAATATATTgcgattatttttttgtggtgtttaatttttttcctctTTTCCTTTTGCAGATAAGTGAATTGGTTGATCAGTCAATGATTCGTTCAGTTGTTAAATTTTTGTTGCCTATTAAAGACAAGTTAGATCCCCAAGTTGTTGAAAGTATAAACTATTTAGGATCCTTAACCTTTTAATATAGATATTatttgtcattttttttaatgtttgtatttttaaaatttgttctATGCTATTCATAATTtgttgatatatatataatattaaataaaccGTATAAGGCGGGTATTATTTACTTATACATACAACTGCaattacaaataaaaatgcatcATAAATTTTgcttaatttatatttaaatattttgacaAAATGCACACACTactttttatgtatatctCAAATGcgttgaaaatatttatatgttttatggAATATAATAACCTTTGAATACTTTGGAAAAACATGTTTTAAcatattgttttaaaaataaataaaataaaataaaaacatatttattatgccCTGTTTTCAAGGgattatgaaatatttactTTCATGTGATTATTGAAAATGGTATACAACAGTGTATTCCCGATTTAATATGAAACCATATTACATGtgtatattaattattccTTAGAAATATGagagaatataataatattttataagtcTCAATAAATTATGCTTTTCCAATGTtctcaaaaaaatgaataagcAATTTAGCagtacaaaaaaatatatgcataatatttttcaaaaataataaaatgataaacacatacatatattttagtgTTATAAGAATAATTAGAGAAAATATCAAGCTCCTGGTTAATGttccatataattttttttgtaacacaaataaattgaattattttaactacattcaatattttatttataaggctttttcctattttttttacaaaagaGTAGGcttcattttattaatgaaaaaaattattacatataataagCTTACacattgtaaaaatatttattgcaTAATTTAAGAAAGCATACATGTGGtactataatatatatattcgtTTTTATagcataatataaaaattaaatataggaatgtgaaaaataaacaagAGTTAAGTTTTTTTGTGGAAAATGTATGCAGGGaagtatttataaattcaatTATTTCCTGGCATTATTTgacatattatttacttttACCTTTGATTTATCGATTAATATTTCAGCCTTATTATGAGCGTGAATTGAATTAAAAGCTGAAAAGAAGAACGAGAATAAGGATacgaaatatatatacagtaaatatgtatattaaaatgcAAAATTTAAGGAaagtattaaaattaaataatgggaaaataaaaattgggAATATAGGGAGCTTATACAGAAATTACAATACTAGTAAAGCTGTGTGTGCAAACCCAGATATCAAGCATATCCATAATATGTACAAATTAAATGACATATATTACaacaatttgaaaataataaataattatgatgaatattataatttagttataaaaaatgaatattttaaggattattcaaaaatgaagaatatGCTTCGGGATGATCAAAAAGGGTTTAATAGCAATACAAATATGTCTGATGATATGtatgataataaatcaGCAGATAGTCGAAATAACagcatattaaataatatagaagatataaataatgataatagttcaaaaaatataatttcatCGAACGATTTACaagtattatattttggtagttatgaaaataatgctagtattatattatttgaaaagtTTAAAGACATAATTGAGAAAAATCGAAAGttacaatttatttttcttgaTGTTAATGTGTGTCCACAAGGGTCATATAACTGCGATGTAAGATATGTTCCATGTGtttgtttaatatataaaaaccatatatatagaaaaaaaatagaaataaattatgaaaaaccTATTGATgagaattatttaaaagaatttttaaatgaggtccaaaaaaatatagactTTTTccattcatataataataaatatatatatagcataaaaaagcaaagcaactatttaaatactaaatatattgacattgataatcaaaatatacataaagaAAATTGGAATACCTTTTAATTGGTTgagacataaaaaaaataggatTGAATGTGGATAATATAAGTTacctatttttattacgaACAAATTACACAACTCGTGtgtaaaataatgtatatgtgtattatttttcgtAAACAatgctatttttttgtatttatataaacaatgtattatttatatgttttaagGATGTATTTTACTCAATAAtatgttcataatttttatatgtttgctatatttatacactttctatttttaacatattttgaaatacacctattatcatataaagatatatattctCTATATAACTAATCAATGAATTTAGTATTACTAATTTAACATAGCcaacttatatattttcctaATTTTACATTATGGATATTATATGGAAATGGCATTAAGTGAGGGTCTTTTTTGTACCATATACCACATAACGTGGTACCGTATAAAAtgtacattatttttaaataatatctttacttattttagaggaaaatgaatttaatattttcttttataacGATTAATATGATactatttaaaaagaataaaacaCATTCTAggatgtacatatatatatgcgtGATGccattaatttgtttaataataaaaaagtaaatgGAACTTGTTACTTTTAagattaatattataagcCCAATAAAATGTAAGAATTGTTGGAAAGGTAAAGTATAACATTTCCAACTTTTACTAATGTAAAACGTCGTAAATTATAGAAAAACAGTATATAGTTtatacattaaaaaaattatatttggGCCTgcatttcttcatttttttatttgactTTGTTTTCCTTCAAATGtgtatttaaatgaaattacgggattttataatattttattcttataaatttgtatatttttaattttttttttttggatatAATATGCCTTTTAATGTTGGAACAATTTCTCCGTATAGTAGGCAGGAATCCATGATAtgctattttatatatgtatagtATTATAGTgccaaatatatatgcatttacaATGTATGTAAAAATGTTGAGATTTCTATTAGTTTTAAGGagcaatatattatttcaattatagaatttattttattattgctaattatttttcatattgtttatgtacaaaatgcataaatattatttgttgtGAATGTGTTATTTTTCGAAACAGTTTTTATTAAGCCATATTTAttagcatatatttttccgcagaattatgtatttatgTACACATATGTATGTTACATTTTCAGTGacaaaataatgttatatataacaatcaAATTCtgcaaattatttaaaaaatagggaaaattttttaagtataaaaaataaaatatagttaaataatatatattgttgaAAAGATCGTTCATAAATATTAGGGGCCACATAAAAATTCATGAAGGATGCGCATTTGGTGGTTATATTAATGTAtgaacatatattatatatatatgcatgatggggaaaaaggaaataatacTTAAcaatgttaataaaaatgtgaagAAGCAAATAGGTGTACTTAAAATAGATGGTGTTGAGAGTATTAACTTTACAAATAAATCTGCATCGATTATTTACAAtagtaatataattaatgcaTTAGAAATAGTTGACACTATAAATAGCATAGGTATTAATGGATATTTTATAGAAGATGAGGATGTAGAAGGGAATGGGGGTAATAGTAATGATATTATTCAGTTTACTTTTTATGTAAATggtaattataataataatgaaaatgtgTGTGATAGTCAAGTTAATATAAGCCCATGTGCCGAAGATATGACTTCGAAAGCATGTGGAGATAATTATGTTGAGTTAGGAGTATTTGAAGAGAACGACAAacctaaaaataaaagttgtTGTgcaatgaaaaataaagctAATAAATCGAATGTAAATGATGATAAAGAGTTTGATCGAAATGGAATAGAGAAAACTGAATTAAATTTGAACAAATgtactaataataatgaaccTAATGAagatagtaataataattatatagatCAAGGctctatatataaatataaagacaGTCTTGAAACAAATAGTGAggttattaatatatgtaaaaataaatacaacgaaaatgatataaatgataaggAAGAGAATAATGggaaaaaaggaaaaaaaacatatggtgtatttaatatatttcgaaatataacaaaaaataaaaaaataaaaagtaatgATAGTATAAAACctgaaaacaaaaaattattagatgatactgaaaatatatataatgaagatAGAGTAAATCCCAAAGgaatgaataataataaagcttttaatgaatatgaaaattatataaataataatgagaatatatatatatgtgaattaagaatatataatatgacaTGTGATAGTTgtggaaataaaataataaattttttaaaaaaaaagaatttaaTTATAGATGGTAATAGTTTTGCTActgatgataaaataaagttaaaaataaacattcCTGAAAATATGAGTAGTTATAATAATGGCATATCTGATGgaattaaaaacaatagtaataatgtaaaattttatgtgaacaaaataatgtcTGAAATTAAAGATAGTGGATTTAACAATGATTTGATAGATTTATATAAGTATGATAATGTAAATgacaataatttatttgatataacattatatatatatagagatGATTTAATAAAAGCTTATAATTTGTTAGTCCAAATAAAAGGAGTAAAAAAAGTAGAATATGATATACAGCATgaatacatttatattttgtatgaTCCTGATGTTATAGGAATTAGATGTATGTTAGaattactaaaaaaaaaaaataatattgatgCATATTATGATGAAgacaaagaaaaatattttagaagtacaaaaaataatgaaacacAAGCATctagaaaaataattgaattattatgttGTTTTGTCAtaagtattattattattatacttAATAGTTATCAAATGGGTATGGGAAATATGGACACTTTTTATGCATATGGAAATTATAagcattattttaatacattcaaatttgttcataatttaaACAACAAACATAAagcatttaataataatttctttGAACACGATAATATTAGTTTGTCTCAAAACATACCTTTTGATGTTTCACATAAAATGGACAATAATTCTAATGAAAATGTAGAATTtcgaaagaaaaaaaaacacaaaaatgacaaaggaaaaattaagaaaaatCAACAAGAAATAGCTTCGAATGCAGaccttaaaaaaaatagtgacaaaaataatttaaatggaaaaaaagaCAGTTGCAGTCATACTAAAGATTTTGAAGATTCTATAAATGAAGAGGAAAAGTCTTTAGATCCTACGGCGGGTAAACACACTCAGGATGGTTTATCAGAGGAGACCgttaaaaagaaaacatCGAAAGGTGTAAATAAGgataatagaaaaaaacatataaagaaaagaaatgatgataaaaaCAAAGATAGTGAAAATGGTGATAGTTTAAAAACCGAGGACCAcgatgataaaaataaggatAGTGAAAATGGTGatagtttaaaaaaagaggaacaagatgataaaaagaaagatAGTGAGAATGTTGatagtttaaaaaaagaggaacaagatgataaaaagaaagatAGTGAGAATGTTGatagtttaaaaaaagaggaacaagataataaaaagaaagatAGTGAGAATGCTGACAGTTTAAAAACTGAGGAACAGGATGATAAAAACAAAGATAGTGAACATATTGatagtttaaaaaaagaggaacaagatgataaaaagaaagatAGTGAGAATGTTGatagtttaaaaaaagaggaacaagatgataaaaagaaagatAGTGAGAATGCTGACAACTTAAAAACCGAGGAACAGGATGATAAAAACaaagataatgaaaatggtgataatttaaaaaaagaggaaCAAGATGATCAAAATAAGGATAGTGAAAATGGTGatagtttaaaaaaagaggaacaagatgataaaaataaggatagtgaaaatgatgaaagtTTAAAAGAAGAGGAAGAGGACGAGGGGgcaaattttttgtttgatTTTACAATAGATAATAAATCGACAAAAAATTCTGagcataataaaaatttaaagaaacctgcaaattcaaaaaaagtaCCAAATTTCTATACCcgttttatgaaaaaaacagGACCAAAAAATGTGAACAAAGTAGAATTGGTTAGaagtgataaaaatgaaaataattctaatgaagaaaataatgtaaataaatgcgaagaacaaaaaatatatagcaatgataaaaaaaattgcgAACAAATTGAAAAAGAGGAGAAACCTCGAATAAGGAAAAATAAACCACGTTCAGAAAAAACATCGTCGTATGcacttttaaataaattgttacacaaatttattgatgataaaaattctACGGGGATTttagacaaaaaaatatttaatgtCCTATCATTaagattattattaatatatatattatcttcaattatatatttattttttggttataatttcattattagtGGATATAAGAATTtaaagaataatataataaatatgaacgtcttaatttttattagttcatcattttcttatttttattcgctatttcttttaatatcatgtataatattttcaatagaCATAGATGGTATTCCCTTATATTTCGACACAGCTgcattattaatatgtatattaaaattaggATTTGAAATCGAACATTTTTTGGTTCAGttttcgaaaaaaaaaatggaagatctatatgaaaaaacaacaaagcatgttaatattttagaaGAAAGAGATAAAACCCAAGAAGATAATAgtaattcaaataaaaaagaaaaaacaaataactCAAATAAATTGATAAAGAAAGAAAGTTCTACATGTTTTGGAGATGACAAAAATGGGGGAATTGGGAAAAGTTGTAGTAATGATTTATCCAAttgtgataaaaataaacctTCCAAAAGTTTTACACTTAAAAGATATTTATCAAGCAATACAATTGATAATGGGAAACCTACTGACTTAAGTAAAGatattgataaaatatgtttagaaggaaaaaaaataaatttaaatgattatGTAATTAATAGCTATCCTGtaaaatttattcaaaaatatgacTTATTAGTTTTTTATCAAGGTGAAACAATATTAGTAGAtggaataaaaatgaatgatGATGTTACAGTTATTAATGAAAGTATGATAAGTGGTGAATCAAatggaataaataaatataaaggggataaaatatatgctgGATCTAAATGTGCTGAAGGTATATgtatactatatatttctGATGTAACAAAAAGGAACTATATTGAATATGTTAAGAAAATTTTAGATGAAGTTAATTCTAAAAAAACAGATCTCCAATTATATGCCGATAAGATTGCTAGTATCTTTAttccatttattataatattatgtattgtaatatttttaatttggttttatttaacatattttggttttgtaaatattagAAACgagaattattttaaattaaatagaTTTTTAtcttgtatatttttttcgattcACTTTTCATTATCAGTTTTATGTGTCGCATGCCCATGTGCAGTAGGTTTAGCTAGCCCATTGTCAATAGCTATCAGCTCATATATATGCAGTAATATtggaattattataaaaaatattaatatttttgaaattcTTCTTAATTGtaatcattttatatttgataaaaCAGGGACATTGACAGTTGGAAAACCTgttgttaataaaatttttatttcaaataatttcGAAACATTTGTTGATCAGTTATTGAAGGATAGACCTGGAAACAATTTAGAAATCGATTGGGaatatgcaaaaaatattaaaaatatggattCTATGTCAAATAATGAAGGAGTATTAGGGAATAATAGTAATTATAGAGATGGTGGAATTGGTTTCTTTAAAGGATTGGGTGGTTCCAAACATATTTCCGATGCTTATAACAAGATAGAAGATTATGGAAAAGTGTCAAATTGTCAAAATGGTGAATATATGGAGGTATATGATATGCATGATAATGATCCTTCGAATCTTCTAAAACAATGTAAAGGGAAAAATTCGATTATAAATTCATCACAAgggaaatatatgaaagatggtaaaaaatgtttgaattatttagaAAGCTTTAATTGTGGCGGTAAAGatgtaaaattttattgcTTTTCAactgaaaatgataatgaatACAAAATGAGAAAAGCAATGagattaaaacaaaatagaCAACGAGAAGgtggtaaaaaaaatagagatgaaaatgatatgtATCTTAATTGTAGTGGAAAacaaacatttttaaattattttatgtcattagtaaatttaaaaaaatatagacaatataacaataagaat from Plasmodium vinckei vinckei genome assembly, chromosome: PVVCY_04 harbors:
- a CDS encoding nucleoporin NUP100/NSP100, putative, with protein sequence MYMQNSSSNNVFGSYNNQGNNLNKGLFGNAGNPSGLTNTNTSNLFGGSKPQQTNNMMVNKNLFSMGGNTGGLDANKSMYDNMNNQSNLGNKNLFGGSGMNNNSMQSGGGMGRNSLFMNTNNQSNLNMKNMFDSGSNLNNTQGGNLGNKGLFGGLQQNNQSSSGGNLFGNLSSQTNTGGMYGGLSSGANQNKGTGLFGTSGNTNQVSSSSSIFGSTSAMGQNKLGGVFGNLQSNDQNAQNAGNTNNSLFGGMSGNQLKPMGTGNNLFGGMSTNTTANTGTSNLFGNNNAASGMNQNKPGGFFGNLQGSNQGTTGSSMFGNSSNNTASGMNQNKSSVFFGNLQGSNQGTTGSSMFGGMGSGMNQNKPGGLLGNLQSQNQGATGTTTNSSLFGGSASGMNQNRGTTLFSGMSNTGTTTTNTTNNLFGGTSTMGQNKLGGVFGNLQSNDQNAQNAGNTNNSLFGGMSGNQLKPMGTGNNLFGGMSTNTTANTGTSNLFGNNNAASGMNQSKPSSNIFGSLSSATQPTGATTSSSTTSGNIFGSTQTQNQGMSSNVFGSSMGMNQNKFGNIFGGTSTNQSSAMGSTFGNTGLGTSGISSTPALGSGTSTTTGLGGGLGISSGGIGGTTTNTGLGMSGLTNTTGGTTTGISSSTGSSNLFGGLSSTSNTNTMSLGDNKNLFGSKPGFSLGATTTASGQSSTNLSLGTNLGGGLLSPSLNTTPSSGLGTNLGTTTTTTGSTNLLGGLSGGIGSTSTLGASTTPSPTIGISGTTTNLSSNTNALNNTSLGGNLLSSGSSMNQTGISFLGDKNLAGGNQGSMQSNLLTVGGKDKSNDLLTNKLSINKESSESQVKTTKFDDDIVISKKKEDIFNKAYDDENDINNDDINLIKSQDGTFYNYINLIINDNINDIQKTTFSLLNDHDSLMWDNFKSNIFKNFVDYLVNFKQKKNQKIIKSNVLDLDQHEFQILIWLYNINSYKIDFIPFKSFYYLLLSDTNLNYSKMFISNYDKSILPRDFVEINDHYYMNYKSYFLKSQINKHHDNYSGLNREGIGNSSNGGVGGNSIPISASNSVLDIDSIYKQILKDILNSLLNMNLSITKENIKKKEKDEYYENGDPNNKNNVNSGNSYTYENLLLNYLFGTLQHLHDKFYKLEISNYLSKDLNQIDEYFVDTKSNEIFSYCYDNFYKNEMDKENCTIHFFFYLVNIMFRCGNYIGLIQIIKNDEFIKNLNIDSYLNDFIILLIRILLLIYNQNNEISIFENMKVDIDCNDIFKKKIHMSNLINFFHSILYLCSNNIYAYDLLCILFSDIFYKKGNMYTNREKKIEMKNIFYYVQKKKRNSSYVDNNSDGNSGNEDNYDSGGENNNIDRGSNNANNNKGGKGKGNESKGSFLDVFTNILNKSKKTKDDEEDEPFETMEINEEIEKLNRENMSASNTEMLGITNKYSYNFEYCNIETSIWIELSLFLSKNFDLYGSKFQENFDILDTSLSYYNYDDDNNAFLNDTKHKRDMINSKIEELFISISNCIINENREYFSVCSKLRVDDVINNFIIVDGKISEKVKSSVFKVLRTNFLLYIKLFYYLLLVGNIYVTVGFLSCISNNIQRILLVLTIFLHKNNVFENSKLNNIKIKTLGFLKLKNDNNTILYNSKDINDNVPADSDNMNLILLSMNNTDIPFDYFLLRNNNINILLKATYLLNLKTNISIKLLKSIVQENQGILLNESIIGHINNDGNIFYGKLHDFLFLFKNKVKSRRNIKCLFLMYYVLYKKKFYNSNILRKVRKEIDSEYHYKCRNFKFVPNKNINTLNKISLDNSIINVHSSILYKISQFYSILAYFANQRKNYIVSFICYYILNDEQSAINSLLRIYNDELIYYYFNNEKEYGYIRKCAFRFYHLAKNMWPSNVKLESIEQKSYLVLSILFMKKKMFEEAFAIFSLALIPDNMLEKLSAADYYNIDLSSNFLVTLRELCKKNYKISELVDQSMIRSVVKFLLPIKDKLDPQVVESINYLGSLTF